GTGCTCTCGTCTCCAACGGAATTCATGACGCGACCGACACGACGAACGACGTTGAAAGCGATCGGCAGCACCGTCCTCGTGACGGCGACTGCGGGCTGTTTCGGCTCGAACGGTGACGACGACGAAGCGAGCGACGACGAGGACGAGGACGTCGACGGCTACGAGATCGATCCCGGAACGACGATCCTGTTCGACGGACGAACGAGCGGCTGGGTCGGGATCGAGCCCGAGGCGATTGCGGACGAACAGAACCCGACGCTGATCCTGCAGGCGGGCGAGGAGTACGAGATCGGCTGGACGGAAGGTGACGGCACCAGACACAACATCGAGATCTGGGACGAAAACGGCGACGTCGTCGAGGACTACGAGACCGACCTCACCGACGACCCCGGCGACGACCAGCTCCTCTCGATCACCGCGACCGAGGAGATGGCTGCCTACCGCTGTCGACCCCACGGCAGCATGGAAGGCGAGATTCGCGTCGAGTAGCGACGCGTGGGGTGCCGACGGTAGCCGGTCGTCGGTCGTCGGCCGTCAGTCGTCGGTCGTCGAAATCCCGGCCTCCTCGCGGGGCGCACTCTCGACGCGGAATCCCTCACCCCGCGGGGAGTGGACCCGGTGTGGGTAGGGGATCGAGATTCCTTCCCGGTCGAGCGCGTCCGCGACGGACTCGATGACCGCCGTCCTGGCGTCGTGGGTCCGGCGTTTCGTCGGGTTACCGATCCAGACGTGACACTCGAGCAGGATCGACGAGTCGCCGAAGGCTTTCGTGATCACCTGTGGGTTCGGGGAGTCCTTGACGATCTCGCAGTCCTCGACGGCGTCGACGATGATCTCTCGGGCCCGTCTCACGTCGGCGTCGTAGTCGATACCGACCTCGACCTCGACCCGGAGCTGGTTGTTCCGCGAGTAGTTCGTCAGCTGGCTGCTCGTCACCTCGTCGTTGGGGACCAGCACGTGCTTGTCGTCGAAGGTCTGGATCTTGGTCGTGAAGATCGTGACGTCGGTGACGATCCCGCCCGTCTCGTTGACCTCGATCCAGTCGCCGACGTGGAACGGCCGGGAGAACAACAGGACGAACCCCGCGAGCATCGCTGCCAGCGTCTCACGGGCGGTTAGCGCGACGATCGCCGTGATCGCGCCCGCCCCGAGGAAGATGTTCGTGAGGTTGATCCCCCACAGCGAGAGGATCACCGTCGCCGCCGCAGCGATGATCGTGACGTCGGCGACGTGGTGGGCGACCTCGCTCTGGTGTTTCGTGACCGCGCTCGTCTCCGCGAGCGTGTCGATCGACCGGTTGACAAAGCGGATCGCCAGATAGGCGGTGATGGCGATCCCGAGCGTGATGATCTGCTGGGCGGCCTCCCACCGGTCGATCGTCGCGGACTCGAGGGTAAACTCGAGGACGAACAACACGCCCCAGATCGCGCTGAAGCTGTAGACGACGACGGCGACGACGACCCCCAGGATGAGGATCGAGACGATCTCGCCGAGCTTCGGCCCGTACCGACTGCGGATCGCGTCGTAGACCCTGGAGGCGCTCGTGGCGCCGAGCAGGACCAGCAGTACCAGCAGGATCGTCGCGAACAGCTGAGCACCGAACGCGTCGAGATACGTCTCCTGGATCCACTCGACGCCGTCGGGCTGGAGCGTTAAACCGAGCGGCAGCGACGCGCTGGAGGGGACGGCGGCCATGGCGATGGGACCTGTCAGATCGACGGGGGGCCGCGCAGTAAGCTCTTGTGGTCCCGCAGCGATGCGATCGTCGCGTCGCTACCGGTCGTCGGCCCACTTGATCGAACAGCCCTGGGAGGGCTGCCACTCGAGGTCGACGTCTTCGTCGGCGAGGACGCGCTCGATGGCCTCGCGGACGTGAAACCGGGTGGGTTCGTCCTCGGGGTTCAGGGCGTCGTCGAGCCGACCGTGGTAGACCAGCCGGAACTCGCCGT
This genomic window from Natronococcus occultus SP4 contains:
- a CDS encoding cupredoxin domain-containing protein; translated protein: MTRPTRRTTLKAIGSTVLVTATAGCFGSNGDDDEASDDEDEDVDGYEIDPGTTILFDGRTSGWVGIEPEAIADEQNPTLILQAGEEYEIGWTEGDGTRHNIEIWDENGDVVEDYETDLTDDPGDDQLLSITATEEMAAYRCRPHGSMEGEIRVE
- a CDS encoding mechanosensitive ion channel family protein; amino-acid sequence: MAAVPSSASLPLGLTLQPDGVEWIQETYLDAFGAQLFATILLVLLVLLGATSASRVYDAIRSRYGPKLGEIVSILILGVVVAVVVYSFSAIWGVLFVLEFTLESATIDRWEAAQQIITLGIAITAYLAIRFVNRSIDTLAETSAVTKHQSEVAHHVADVTIIAAAATVILSLWGINLTNIFLGAGAITAIVALTARETLAAMLAGFVLLFSRPFHVGDWIEVNETGGIVTDVTIFTTKIQTFDDKHVLVPNDEVTSSQLTNYSRNNQLRVEVEVGIDYDADVRRAREIIVDAVEDCEIVKDSPNPQVITKAFGDSSILLECHVWIGNPTKRRTHDARTAVIESVADALDREGISIPYPHRVHSPRGEGFRVESAPREEAGISTTDD